AAGCTAGCTGATGCTACAGAACTACATCACAAAATAAAGGTGCAGAACAGATCTGAAGACTCAGAGGTCAGGCCTGAAAAATTGTAATCGGAGTGAATTTGCAAGAAGTAATGGAAAAGACTggctggaagaaaatacagactgttgctttctttcccctttgcaCAGCTGTATTCATATGAAGCAAAACCATTTTGCAAAAGCTTCCCATCAGTGACTACAAGCATCTTCGAAAGAAATAGTGTGAATATTGCTTATGGGGATTCTTTGTGGGAACTGTTCAAAAGGTGGCTGCGTTTTGGATGGGATTTGCAGTTTACAGTGTAGGTCTTTACTTCTGCCTAGGGTAGGATCCCATTGTTATTTAGGGAGTGCTAATCAGTGTAGTCAGAACAGTTCAAGGTGTGATTCACCTGACCAGACAGAGGCACCTGCATGAGAATGAGATGAACTGCACCATATACTATATTGACTGTATTGACCTGCTCACTGTTGATGTAAAAGTGGCCTTGGGAAATACCTTCATAAATATCAGTTGGACACAATTAGGTAAGTAAGGTTTCAGTAACACTTTTGTAGCTATATTTCCATCCAGAACAAGTAGGTAAAACTCATGTCACGCAGTGAACAAAACATTCTTATTGTGGCTGTAACAAAAATCAGATGTAAACgtgtaaaatgtaaaatgtaaaaatcagaTGTAACGTGAAGGGATGAAACTGCCCTACCTACCACTGGAAGAGCTGGTACTATGGAAGAACAGGAGACCCCAAAGATAAAAAAGTATGTATGTAGGAAAGTTTtaagtaaaggaaaatatagCAAAACAAGCATACAATTTCTAGCAAACAGTCCAGTTCAGGAAGAAAGTGCTAATATGATAAAAGGTGAACCCTGTTAACAATATAACAAGTACTGGAACAGATACTAGCTTGTGTCTAAATATACACAAGAAACCTTTAGATCAACAAGTTGAGAGCTGTCCTGGATTTGTCTATgatgctggaaaaaatacagactaAGAATAGATTACTTATCTCAATATTCTGCCATAGCATTATTAAAGAATATAACCACTACACCGGTAATCATACGTCTAGTCCATAAAGACTGGCATACATATTATTCCCACTGTGGtaataacagaaaatggaaCATGATTTGATGTAAAATATCTTATAAAAATAGTATCACTCAAAGCACTTCAAGGCCAAGGTATCCACACTGTACTTTTTTATGGAAAATGGCATCGAGATTGCAACAAGGATGTCTAAAAAAGTCTCAAGGATCAAACCTACACTATTACTTTGCATTACTCTAGGAACAGGCGATCAGTTGCTGAAATGCTTACTGAGGACAGCTTCGTTGTATAGTTGCTAGTATTAAATGGATACCACAAATTCTTACTAGacccatttaaaatatataggaaATAATGCACATGAGAAAAGATCACACAGTGAAAGCCTTTGTAACTACAGGGCTGTGTATATCTTACATAATGGCAATCCACAGGTGAAGCCTTTCCAGAAACTCCACATGAAGTTTTACCTTATTTGTTCATGCTACTACTGAACAAAGACAATTCTTAGAAGGAACACCCCGTCTTCTGTTTCCTCCAGAGCAGAGAAAGCTTCTGCATCTCCTAGAATTTGAAACGGAGCAGGTTTTTGAGGAGATGGGCAGCAGCAAAGGACTgtgtgaagaaaagcagatgctgAAGTCTACCAGATACTGAAAAGATCTGTAAAACAGAGGAGCCAGCTGAGAGACAGAGAATTTGTATGTGTAGTACAGTATATGATTTTCTTCTGGATGATTCAAATGAGAGTATTATTTGGAAGATGAAATTTCCTGGCTTAAACCAGTTGTGGCTCACAACCACTAGTGAGAGGACAAGTGGGATATTCAGATCACTGTATTTCTCTCacaaatcatttcctttttaatattaatttaaccTAATCATAGTAATAAATGTGATAAAAAATGTCCTTCAACTGCTCTGTGAAAGTTACAGGCAACCACTTGACTTGTTTTGGTAGCTTGAGGGCTTCCTAACCTAGAAGTCTGTGAAGTtgtgggaaaaggagaagacGAATCCAGCAAAGCAGCTCTTGATCTTGAGCCTCGATCTTTTCTGAGATGTTGAATATGATACGATCAGTAAATGAAACATGAAGACCCGATTGTAGCATCCATCATCTCAGGCTGGATGACTGGGCCAAGAAGCTCATCATGGGACACATGACATGGACAGTAGGGCAAGCAAGTCTCTGAAGTTACAAAAGGAGTGTTCTCTGTTCaaaattgcaatatttttctgacaGGACAAGGCTGGTTTGGAGAGTCATCAGCCGTTTCGCTTTTCTGATGCTTGccaggaaaaagcaaatctCAGGCTCTTCCCTTGGAGTTTGCTCTGCATTAATTGACAGgatctttaaagaaattaaatggaaagtAATTGAATTCTCATATAAGGATTTATTGTcccaaagggaagaaaacttttGCATAACAGGACATTACAGGGAAGTCATTAATTGCAGCTataaaaaaagtttggaaataaaccaaactgttttattattattattattattattttctgttgagCCCAGACTAAAAAGCTTATTTAACTGTAAATATATACTTTATTGCCTGAATAAGTGCAGGCTTTAGCACTGTGTCTCACAGACCAAAATCAGTCTGCTAGAATTTCTCACGCTGATGGCTGAGAGGCTAATGACCCACAGCTTGTTCAGCTAGATTGATGCTTTACACTAACCCAGAAGAGGACTACTGTGCCACTTGTACCAATGACCCCTAGAAAAACTTGCAGCTTTCAGAGCTGCAAGACATAGACCAGACATAGACCAGAAGCCCAGAAGTGTTACCAGGCTCTTTATTTACAGCAAAGAGAGGCTCCATTCTACCAATGGAGCAGTCTGCAGAGACTGTCTTAGGCagcttttctttatctttctcgTTTCCTCTGACCTAGGCTAATTGTTTCTTGCGTCTACACAAAGACACTGTAACTTCTGAGAATGTCAGTCAGTCTattggatgatttttttttctccctctgtcaTGAGTGTACCAATTGTTGGATAGAGTTGTTGTGTGACCTCAGGACAAGTTGGATCAGCTTATTGATCTGATGGGAAGTGAATTATTTGAGAGGattcatgatttattttctacCAGATTAGCAAATGGACCTAATTCACCGTGGGCTGTAACATCATTAGGGAGGCAAGAAAAACCCTCGTTTAGGGACGGGGCATAAAAGGACCCCACACTTCAGAAGCAGCTTCCTCATTAGAATGTGCAACATAAAACCACACCCCTAGCAATGGTCTTTTCTTGCAATGTTAAGCTTTATATTGTCTTGCTAGCTAAACAGCATGAAAATTTAAAGTTACAGCTCTGTGATATAACCTCATCAGATTTGATTCATATTGATGGAATACACAGAACCAACCCTAATGAATGCAAGCCTGTGAACAGGTTTTAGGTGGAGTGTCAGGACTGCCATCCACTCCCTGCTTCAGAGCCTACTGGCTTTGCCAAATGCTCTGCTTAGCTTTAGCCCTCCTTTTGTTGGATCACCACATATTCATTGTCACCTTGTACCTGTTGGGAGAGGTGTGGGTGGATTTCTCTGAGTCTTATTCAATGAATGTTCTCCCAATGCTGGTTTTTAATTAATCCCATTTCAAGGGATTCATTGTTTTGTGGGCAGGGTTCTTTTGCCTcaggaattttaaatattttgattatgaCTACATTATTCAGctgaaatgactttttcagAAACGAACTTAGTGGTCTTATGTCTTCCCTGATCCTGAGGGAGTTGCTGGGAAAGCTACTGTCCtgaagaggtggaagaggaagaaaaatggtggGCTCAGATTGAAGAAGGATTGGAAAGAGTTCAGAGGAACCAGATTTTCACTTTATCCCAAGCTCCCAGAGATGGGTGGCCAATATACTGACGGCTCTGCTCCTAATCCTgcctcacacacacagcagcaacaTCCTCCATCCACTTCCCATCAATGACGGGAGCAGCAGGTATACCTGGCCTTACGGGCAGAAGGCAGAGAACAGTTGTCTCAGTGGCAGTCACTGCTCGAACAGTTCCTTTTCAACTCTTCTGTGGAAAGGAGGTGTTGGCCAGATGGGAATGTCCTGACGGATTTCTCCAAATCTCACAAATCAGATTGACCAATTTCACATTTGGAATCATTAGTCCAtttttatggttaaaaaaaaaaaaaaaaagaacaatgagaaagataaaatatgtaatatgttaaaatatgcaTGGAGTTGTTATGGTGatataaactgtttttaaaagagatttttactCCTGGATGGCatggctttttaaaagaaaattattcttgagttccttttttaaaaagcactcaAGCACTTATCAGACTGTAGAAAAGACACACTCTTAGCAAACTTTGTGAAAACTCAGTGTGTGATTTGCTTTTAGCAAACTTTTACACTGAGtttgaaacagaagttttaactaaaaagaagttttcagaaaggaaagctgtCAATGCGAATGGCACCAGCCTGCACAAATGATGCAGGTGTAGTTTCGCTCATACTGTTTGGAGTTCAGGAGCTCCATTCCACACAACGACAAAACTCTGGGCTCCCAGAAATCAACATGAGTTCATGGTGCATGCCATCTTGCAGATTAATTCCTGTAAATACAGTCAAAATGTGCCTTCTATATGTTCCAGAACTAATAACACCAGATTTTACTTGATGACTGTTTAACACAAAATGCACAAGAGTCCTTGAACAATGGAGCATCTTCCATCACTGGATGAGCTCCCAGTTCATGAGACCAGTAAGTCATGTTACCATCATGTAGCCCAATAATTATATTTGCGAAATAATGTGACTTCAAAGGGAGAGGTGGAGCACCTTCGGTATACTCATAGAATAGTCTCCACTTCAGAATAGCTTATAGCTTGGAGGAAAAGCATTCTCCTGGGAAGAGTGGTATGGCTTTGAATGCTCTTCCTCCTTCAGGCTGAAAGAGGTTTTCTACAGTGTTCTTGGTGATGACGCTGCCGCCAACCTGTTTGCTGTGAGTTATACAGAAACTAATCCTGTAAATCCTTCCTAGGCGTGGCCTGACTGCAGCCAATTTATCAGGCCTCTCTGTGGGAGACTTCTGCAGAGGAATACCTTGTCTGAGGATTCAGCCAGGCTCTGTCGTACTTCAGGTTATTACACTCTTGGTTTTATCAAGAAGGCAGCGATTGTAAAtatatgcaaaacagaaagaaggctTCAAGGCAAAGAACTGGCAAAATTTAGTCGCCTAAGGAAGGAGTTTGGAAAAGAACATGCCAAGGTTCGGAAGGATTTGTTGTACCTAAATTCTACCTAACgcctgatttattttatgaacCTGGGTGAATGTAATTCTTGCTGTGCTGTACGTCCTCCTCTGCTAACAAAGACAACTGATTGTGCACGATGGCAGGTACCCGGCGTTCTCAAGATCAAGAGCACTTGCTCTTTGCTTCAGTAAGGTTGCACGAGGGAAGCTGGCACACGATTACCACCTCATGAGCCCAAAACACATGCGATTTTCCCCACGCTGTCACCAGGCAGCCTTCCACAGCCCTTCAGTGGAAGAGtcatttttcaattttacttGACGTCCAAGTGCGCTTGCTCTTAGGAGAGAAGGGAACTGTTTGTAGAATAACTTGTGTTTTCCCCAGTGCGTCTCTGGTAGTCTGTAAATCTCAGGTGCCGTCAGCGGTGACTGGTAACGTTGGGCAGGGAGGCATTCTTATCTCAAATCCAGTTACTTTAAGATAACAATGCCTGCCCATGTGTTCACTGCTCTTCAGGGCTGGAGCGTCTTGTGCAGGACAATTGGGTTTTAGGGCTTTGACCGCAAGGTGTGGTGGGGAACAAGCCACTCGGCGACTTGTTCTGtcagattttaattttccttaacTGTTCAGAACAGGAGACAGAGGAGGGCGAAGCTCTCAGCTGTGAATCTCAAACGTTTCCGCGGACGCAGGAATGTTGTCAGCAGGAACACTTCAGGCTTCCCAGCCCTCCTCGTTTTAGGACACGTTTTTGTACCGCAAGCTCCCCTCAGAAACACCACGACCACGacagttttattaatttctcttttttaactTAAATCGAAGCCCTGCCTAGCTCAGTTAAAACGCACGCACACTCGGCTTGTCCCCGACAAACACCAACACCCAACCGCCTTCCCCTGCCTCGGCCCCTCGCCAGCCGCGCCGTGGGCCGCCCCCCGAACCCCCCCCGCCATTTCCCTTGCCCCGCCCCAACGTCCGGGGGTGCTGCGCGCCCCCGCGGCGGTCGGGGCGTGCCCGCTCGGGGGCGTGCCTTgccgcctcgccccgccccctcctgctgcccccgccccctccccaagGTGttggcggcggcggggacgcGCTCGCTCGTGCCCgcgcgccccctcccctccctcccttcctccttccctcgcccccctcccctcccctcccgctcCCCCGCCCGGCTCTCCCCGGCTgcgctggcggcggcggcggcggctcggccATGGCGGCCCCGGCGGAGCTGAGCGCGGAGCGGCTGCGGGCGCTGCCCGGCAGCTGGAGTTACGGGATCAGCCAGGGCGGCCGCGTCTTCTTCATCAAgtgagcggggcggggggacggcggcagcggggggagGGACGGGGGCCAGGGGGgcacggagcggggccggggggtgctGCGCTCTCCTGACTCGCTCCGTGTGTGCGTCCCCGCAGCGAGGAGGCGAAGAGCACGACCTGGCTGCACCCGCTCACCGGAGAGGCCGTGATCACCGGGCACCGCCGCAGCGCAGGTAGGACCCcgcccgggccgggggggggggggtggagcagcggggagccccccccgccctcccccgACATGGCCGCCCCTGCTCCCGGGGCTCGGTGCCCCGCGGTttccccccgccgccgccccgtgCGTCCCCCCCGCGTTTCCTCGCCGCCCTCCCGCTGCCGGGCGGGGacccccggggacccccgggCGCTGCCCACCCTGCCCGGCGGCtcagccccagggagcagcgGGGCTCCCCCGAGGAGCGCGCTGAGCGCCCCCAAagccctcccctccttccccctccgcTCCCGTCCCCGCGGAGAGCGGGGGTGGTTTCCCAGTGACAGGGGGGAGGTAAGGCATCGAGACACGAGGGATGGGTAACTcggtcctgctgctgccgcttGCTCCTCCTGGAgaagtaggaggaggaggaggaggaggaaggcttgCCGAGCCCCAGAGCCCAGCCGTGCCgctgggaggtggtggagggCAGCTCTATGGGCGGCTGTTTGTCTGCGAGCAGCCGCTCAGTTGGGCCTTATCGGGTTGTTTGCTGTTGGGGTTTGCTTAGGGCTTAGGTGTCAGGAGATCGGAAACAGCCCCTTCGAAAACTGCGGGCAGTCTTGCGTGAGTTGGGAGCAGTTCGAAAAGCCGGGGCTTCTGGCTGGTGGAAGGAactctgcagctcagcctgcagcGAGGGGCTGATGCTTGGGAGAAGTCATTTAGTGCCAGGAAATAGAATTGCTGATTGCTATCGGGCTCCTCTTTTCCCCACTTCCAGTACTCAGATTAATTGAGAGACTGGCTTTCATCTACAGCAGTACGCATGGGGGCAGATGTATGTGAAGTGCTCTGCTAGTTGGCCATTAATATGAGCTAAGTattaattccctttttttttcttcacactgcGAGCAGTGTCTCCGTTGACTGATGGTGATTTACCATTAATTCTCCAAGTGTCTCATTTATTTTGGCCATTAAGTGCCTTCTAAGGGAAATGCAGCTTGCTTTTGAGTATCTGGAGTACTGTATGTAACCTAGGAGAGTTATTATCAGGTAAATTAAACTTATTTCCGAACACATAGCGAGGTATGACCTTGGATATACTGACCATGATTTGTAGATCAGATACTGAAGTACCTGCAAAACAAACtagtttctgtgttttcctcatTCATGTGTATGTTAATTTGTCTCTCTATGCGTAGATACAATCAAACAGATTAGTTCTGGgttttttatcttgttttgtcCTGACCGTTGTTTTGGAACCTAGTCAAAGTAAGTTCAAGACATGTCTTCTCTTAAGAGATGATTTTTGAGTGAATAAATTTCTCCTGGAAACTATTGTGAAGCTTTTTAGTAAATAATACTGTGAAATACATACTAGATGATGAGGAAAACATTGTCCTTTAAAGTGAAGTCCTCCTTACTTCTGGAGGTATTCAGCCCTGGAAAGGTATTCTTTTTGCAAAGTTCTTCTAGCAGCCATAAGTCATTCTGCCAGAGAGTCTTCCTGTTTGATGTACTTTGCCTTGTGTCGCTATCAAGGCACctggattttcatttcttctagagaagacagaggtgaaataaaaaaagtcagCCAGAGCAAATGAGCAAACAGGAAAGGTCATGTGATCcagactaaatatttttttttaaacctgggAAATATATCGTTGCTTTTATAATTCAGACAGTGAGCCATACATTTCAATTACTGCTTTTAACAACTGGAGCACACTTTTAATGGTAGTGATGCATCTAGAGTTGCATAGAGGTGATTCTTCGGCATCTTCACATTTTCCATTGCATAAGGAAAcaactagtttaaaaaaaaagttgaccaTTAGTGGTTGGTAgttgttgttgatgatgtttTTTCCAGAGAGATACTTTCTTTTGTGTCTGGGCTCTTGACTCCTGAGATAGAGAGGGAAAAGATGTACGCACTTCCTCCACTAGATTTGCGTTGAAAATTATTCTCATGTGAAATTGAATAGAGTTGTAAACACTGCAGGAACACTTGTTAGTCACATTGGTGGTGGAATTATGCTAGTACAAAATAGCTCTGTGGTGTAGTTGATACCATGCCTGTTAAGATGCTTGCAACTTGCATGTAACGCAAACTCAGTAAATTGATTTCGCTTAGATCTTTGTCTGTCAGGTGATTTGATGCTACTGAAGTTCAAGGCAGAAAGAACTCATGACAACAGTGAGTTCTAGTTACTGGGCAAAGGAAGAAACATTGCTACATAAGACACGCTTAAACCTTTATCGTTTGAGAAATCCaaatcagatttttctgcaTATTGCTTGTATTAGATTACCGAACTTAAACTGAGAGGCAGTATTTTGAGTCAATTTACAAATACGTGTTTGTAGGACTAGAGCTTTCAACAATCTGGAATAAGATGCAATATTTTAACTACCTTAGTCAAGGACTAGACCAGTATGGCTAGCATCATTTCAAAAGTTAATTACAATGTTTTGCTACTTGTTTTCCAGACTTACCCACAGGTTGGGAGGAAGCTTACACTTTTGAAGGTGCAAGATATTATGTAAAGTAAGTTGAGTGTTTATCTGTCACAATACTATAGTTTTAATTAGTTTGTCTGAATGTCGCTGTAGTCTTGCACATATGCCAAATGAAATTTGCGTGTTACCGAAAAGGAGTGTTCAAGCTTGTCAGTGTATGAAATTCTTTGTTAAAGAAATTCTGCACagataaaaacaatttcttgaGGTTTTGTGTTAATGCTTTTAATGTTGCTGAAGtattcaaatgaaatttctgcTATGAGTGTGACCAACTGGTAACAAATGTCTGTGCAAGTCAAGAAGACCTTGCGTTTTTCTGCATATTTGACACTTGTGTGTATGCACTGTCACATcataaatgctttcagaaaggcAAGATCTTATATTGCTATTGGGAGAAGAGGCTTGATTCAGCCCTACTCTGTAGTAATTACATTAAGGCCACTCTGAATGTTTAATGCGactcttttctttgcagatgtcctgtttctgcttctagtattgattttctttgtttgcttgctttgttttcagtatcttttatttggattttaatATGCTTGGAAGAGTGTGTCTGTTGTGGTAGACTTACTTTATCATCTTTTTGAAAGAGGAGCACGGAAACAGAGCTGCTTTGTAGGACTCCAGAGGTCATTTTGATCAGATCTTGTTACAAACACTTGCCCTCCAGATAGTCAGACCATCCTTAACTGGGAAATTTTAAAGTGGCACTTCTGGATACTTGTCCAGttaatatgactttttttttttttaccagttaTTTAACAAGTTGCAGGCCTTACTTGATTCATTCAGTAATTCTGCTCACAGTGCTGTTTGTTTAGTTGGTCATCTTTAAACAAATGATGTCATCAGTGGGATAACATTTGCAAATGAATATTACCAATAGGCATAGAGGCTTTAGGGTGCAGGTGGATTTTGCCTGTGTCTTAGTGTAAGGCAAAAGATAGCTCTCTGTGTAAGTAGCATTGTAAACATTGTGAGATGGGCTTTATCCAAGTGTTGCATGGTTTATTTTATATACGGATAGGAAAATCTATGATTAAATGCTAAACAAAATTCCAAAGAATATACTAAAGGACAGTGCTCCAAAAATGTGACCAGAACTGGTGCCAGGCTCTCTAGAAGGGGCCTTGTTACTAGACAACACACTTGTTTCACTGTTCTGTTCTGCCTTCTTGTAGCTTACATTACACTAGTATAACAAATGGCAAGAACTACATGGGACTGAGGACAGGAATGTGCTAAGAATCTCACCTCTGGTGTTCTGTTCACATTGCTAAATATAGAAGAGTGAAAATTATAGCTGCATTTATGtatataatacagaaaatacttttctataCCTCCAGATTGAGCTAGCTATTGTAGAATAAACCTACAAATAGTTTATTAGCCATAGTAACTGGAAAATAGCAGCTGGGgttttctttgaataaaaaaaaagtgtgcgGACAGCTATTGTAGAGTGACTGATGTGCTTGTGGATGAATTTACCAAGTGGTAGCTTGTTTGTGTACTCTTGTCCTTATGAGATCCCGTTTTCAAGGCATTATCATAACTGTGAAGATATACATTAAGCTGATCGTTTTGCTGATAGCCAGTGCTAAATAGctctgtttatatttaaaaatttgtgCCACATCTTTTGAAAACGTGTTGCACGAACACTTCTGATTTGATAGATGTAGGAGGACAGCAGGGATAGTGCTGTCAAGTCTGCTGAAGGGTTCGGATGGTATGACCAGTTTGGCATCCTTGGTTAAATACCTGTTCGTTGCTCCACAGGTGTAGGTTTTCAGGCTGAGTTTAGGCTTCTGCCTGATGATAGCTTCTCCTTTTAAAGTTGTCTAGCATTCAGCTCTACTGGTGCTAAAGAAGATGTGAGAGGTAACGTAGACAGGGTGACAACGTTATAATCACTGTCTTATGCAGCGTAACTCTGGATGATGTGTTGATTATAATCATTCTAGTTGTCTGAGTCTAAACTACCATGGTGCGCCCACACAACTGGGAAACAGCACAGGTTGTTATGACCTTGTCTACACAGGCATCCCCACCTGTGGATTTTTAACTGTAACCTGCTTATTTGAATGTACTTATTTGCTAGGTATCAATGCTTATTATGCAGACCACAGCACAATAAAGCTAtgcaaaagctaaaaatattgaGAACTTGCTCAGGGTCAGGCCTGAAGGAAACATATTGTCTCGTGTTCTGGTATGAGTTGTGGAGTTACGAGGGAATGAGCGTTAATGACACTCTACTGATGTGTTCAACCATGTGAAACTTGGCTGCTGAATTTCTGTAATGTGTCCAATAAGAGAGTTATACAAGAAGGATAGTTGAGTTTCCTGATCACATAAATAATTTCACCTGGCTTCTGAGCCTCAGCTTCAAATATGTGggttgaataaaaatatttaacaaccTTGCTTTATGGTAACATCTTATGTTAGACTGTGTTTGAAAGtaaaaaacttttgaaaatgattCTTAGGGTTCTTTAATAATAGGTCTTCACTGTTCCAAGTGGGTGTGTCACTGAATCTATTACTGTGCTTTTTCTGGCTTTGATGTAGTAAACACTGTATAATCAAATTGGGATAATGTCGGGGAGATAATCGTCATCTAAATCTTAGCATTTCTGGGACTGGTATTTCAAACAAATGACTCAGGATACAGACTGCATCAagatgtgattatttttaaaggacaccttatttttttcttgggatGTGCCCCTTCATTTTCGTAATATGTAGATACTAAATGGTGACTGGtttgcacacttttttttttccatgacattGAATTTGTTCTggctttaaaaaggaaatatattctgaaaCAGGGATAGATGCAGAGTTGTTACCACTACATaaggaggttttgttttttgtctagGGTTATTTTAGTAAGTTGATGCTAGCTAGGACTctaatgttttctgcagttttttggATTAATAGAAGTATTGTATTACTTTATAATGATGGTGTCCTTCTCCCACATCCACCTCTCTCCTCtaaatgcaaatgagaaaagGTATTCTCTGttatttggattaaaaaaataaaggcatagTCGCATAATATATTGTGTATGTTCTCATGAGATCTGGTTACACTGTTAATTGTTTCACTCCTTGGGAGTGAGAAAATCTCTTTCCTTAATATTAGAAATGTGCATCAATAGCCTTTCATTTAATGGGAACTTTATCGTTAAacttctctgaaatgtttgctCCTTTTAATAACTGAACTTCTACCTGGAGTGGAGGGCTGTGTGACTATAGAATTGACACATTGAAATGTAATCTTTAATTATGTGTTGTCGGTTCAATATGAAATTGTGTGTGTAAATCAGGTAAAACAAAGGTATGGGGAAAGCTCCATTTGGAAATGGTGGCGTTATATGTTGAAAAgttcagaattttcttttgtcttagAATACTCCATTGGACTATTTACTTATGCGTACCACATTGAGCACTTATGAGCTCTGGAAAGCTGAGTGCTTTATCCCCAAAACGGACTTAATCTGGATAGTGATATGGGAAGTTTAAGTTACTTACATGATTTATAAGTGCATAAGGAAATGGACCCACATGACAATCGCAGGATGGTACTTCTTAATAGAGAAGGCATGCTTGGTCACTGGTTTCAGACTTCTTACCTCTTAAGATTAATGAGAATTTGAGACCTGATGTTTTTAGTTACTTGTGTTGACTGCATCACCATTAGGCACAAAGGTACTGGTTTAGAATACTACAAAATTACATAAATATGTCTTTGCATGTACGTATTTGTATGCATGTGTTTAAGAAACTCTTGTCTTTGGTTAAAACCACCTGATTAATTAAGCTCAGACATTTacttgatttttctgctttttttcacttcagtagTTCTAAACATACGCTAGGATTTTTGTATTGACTTTTAAACCAGGTTTATGTTATTTGGGTTATTAACTTGCAAAATCaagttgtttaaaaatcaaTCCGAGAAAGATATTTGAGGAATTTTGCATCTAATTTGGCTTctccagaagtatttttatctaCACTGTTTGGGTGTTagaatttcatatttcttaacCCTGCTATAGCACCAATACTCTTTGGACAATACAAAGGCTGACTGAAGTCACTATTGTGAGTGCACTTAAGAATGCAAAGAATTAAGAAGGTTAAAGCTGCATATTGGGGTTTTGTAAAGGTTaccttttcctgtgtttgccAGAAGTTTTTTGCATGTTGCTTGCTGAAGCAAAGCATTGGTAAACCCAGGCTGAAGCTGAGGTGATTTCACTGT
This is a stretch of genomic DNA from Cygnus atratus isolate AKBS03 ecotype Queensland, Australia chromosome 1, CAtr_DNAZoo_HiC_assembly, whole genome shotgun sequence. It encodes these proteins:
- the PLEKHA5 gene encoding pleckstrin homology domain-containing family A member 5 isoform X5, with protein sequence MAAPAELSAERLRALPGSWSYGISQGGRVFFINEEAKSTTWLHPLTGEAVITGHRRSADLPTGWEEAYTFEGARYYVNCLAFSSTGAKEDVRGNVDRVTTL